One Hydrogenophaga crassostreae genomic region harbors:
- a CDS encoding bactofilin family protein, with product MALHFGKRESEQAKPLNSGLNSGVNPQQRYGAGSSNNVAQPLNAPSGYTPEASTASKSAAGQTNEGGSKLTVGPNIKLKGVEITDCDTLVVEGLVEATMDSRVIQIAEQGAFKGSAEIDIAEIHGVFDGNLTVRQKLVIYASGKVTGKIRYGKVVIEEGGQLSGDIECSVATSATKSASSATSSKPSMALAA from the coding sequence ATGGCACTGCACTTTGGCAAACGCGAATCCGAACAAGCCAAACCCCTCAACTCTGGCCTCAACTCGGGTGTAAACCCGCAGCAACGTTACGGAGCCGGCAGCAGCAACAATGTTGCCCAACCGCTCAACGCCCCATCGGGTTACACGCCAGAGGCATCCACGGCCAGCAAGTCCGCTGCCGGCCAAACCAACGAAGGCGGCAGCAAGCTGACGGTTGGACCCAACATCAAGCTCAAAGGCGTCGAGATCACCGATTGCGACACCTTGGTGGTCGAAGGCCTGGTGGAAGCCACCATGGATTCCCGCGTGATCCAGATCGCAGAGCAAGGTGCCTTCAAAGGCTCGGCCGAAATCGATATCGCCGAGATCCATGGCGTGTTCGATGGCAACCTGACCGTGCGTCAAAAACTGGTGATTTACGCCAGCGGCAAAGTCACCGGCAAGATCCGCTACGGCAAAGTGGTGATCGAAGAAGGCGGGCAGTTGTCGGGTGATATTGAATGTTCGGTGGCAACCTCTGCCACGAAATCAGCCTCTTCAGCGACCTCCAGCAAACCGTCCATGGCTCTGGCGGCTTGA
- a CDS encoding LysR family transcriptional regulator, whose protein sequence is MQTYEGKKEAETAPVDGLPASKAITPWTDFHLVLVISREGSVAKACHALDMTHSTLLRKLDTIETRLKTRLFDRGRSTYTLTAAGQLIAQAARDFEPVASEAEANALGHDLRPSGEVRVSLASVVLNQLLPPVLVQFSLNFPNVQLALNATREHVSLRRREADVAIRVADTVPDWLVGRKVAEVRFKVYALDDGSPRPKLSTVRHLAKERRWIGFDQDASDLKFDRWLAATVPDSSVVLRVDDFNNALALVRSGLGIALLPTFVERGAPDLVPLTAVINDLTTPLWMLTHPDLKRAMRVQIMMRSFGPALAELLKPG, encoded by the coding sequence ATGCAAACATATGAAGGAAAGAAAGAAGCGGAAACGGCACCGGTTGACGGGTTGCCGGCGTCCAAGGCGATCACGCCATGGACCGACTTCCACCTGGTGCTGGTAATCAGCCGTGAGGGCAGTGTGGCCAAGGCCTGTCATGCGCTGGACATGACCCACTCCACCTTGCTTCGCAAGCTCGATACGATTGAAACGCGGTTAAAAACCCGACTGTTCGACCGCGGGCGCAGCACCTATACGCTCACCGCAGCAGGGCAGTTGATCGCACAGGCGGCGCGGGATTTTGAACCCGTGGCCAGTGAGGCAGAAGCAAACGCCCTGGGGCATGATCTGCGACCCAGTGGAGAGGTGCGCGTGAGTCTGGCTTCAGTGGTGTTGAATCAATTGCTTCCACCCGTGCTGGTTCAGTTCTCACTCAACTTTCCCAACGTTCAGCTCGCATTGAACGCCACGCGAGAACATGTGAGCCTGCGCAGGCGTGAGGCGGACGTGGCCATTCGCGTCGCCGATACCGTGCCAGACTGGCTGGTTGGGCGCAAGGTGGCCGAGGTGCGGTTCAAGGTCTACGCTCTGGACGATGGGTCGCCACGACCCAAGCTGTCGACGGTTCGCCACTTGGCCAAAGAACGGCGCTGGATCGGTTTTGATCAGGATGCCAGCGATCTCAAATTCGATCGCTGGTTGGCCGCAACGGTGCCCGATAGCAGCGTCGTGCTGCGGGTAGATGACTTCAACAACGCGTTGGCCCTTGTTCGCAGCGGACTGGGCATCGCGTTGTTGCCCACTTTTGTCGAGCGCGGTGCACCCGATCTTGTGCCGCTGACAGCAGTGATCAACGACCTGACCACCCCATTGTGGATGCTGACCCACCCAGACCTCAAACGGGCGATGCGGGTTCAGATCATGATGCGAAGCTTCGGCCCGGCATTGGCCGAACTGCTGAAGCCGGGCTGA
- a CDS encoding DUF481 domain-containing protein, with protein MKNSNNLLRLTAVAAALACSQLAAAQGISVTDYDEATSEYQDAYVNGSFNAGKNRDDAQSSYELNLGLDYEQVFASPDRDVQLRFNGGGSVGRDGTAGASREKRYEYATSATADTYFNPATSLAFWYGSVGLKGSDAFDSRTASLFGGAGYGRVKNVTPMAKAIRVVEELQSLNRLKDAPSRAEYQAAANIVDREDEYRSKFGAADYTKEWINDIAKALDVTAKTGGQLDARDVIAIYDVLTNERISTRKVGWKVRAGLGYQSSSFNGITDNDPAVELGAEYHYPLDNLTQFSNVASLTSVLNNSSTYLLRNAMSLTYELDRRLDWENGWTMTHDVNGPSSTKSTVNTLSTGLIYELRNQLDLTGTLAVSNYSGDQSIANPNGTDTALFVGVRYRLK; from the coding sequence ATGAAAAATTCAAACAACTTGCTCAGACTCACCGCCGTCGCCGCTGCACTCGCGTGCAGCCAGTTGGCCGCCGCACAGGGCATCTCCGTCACCGATTACGATGAGGCCACCAGTGAGTACCAGGATGCGTATGTAAACGGCTCGTTCAATGCCGGCAAAAACCGCGACGATGCACAGTCCAGCTACGAGCTCAACCTGGGCCTGGACTACGAACAGGTTTTCGCCTCACCAGACCGTGACGTGCAGTTGCGCTTCAATGGCGGCGGCTCTGTTGGCCGCGACGGCACCGCTGGCGCCAGCCGGGAAAAGCGTTACGAATACGCCACCAGCGCCACAGCCGACACCTATTTCAATCCAGCCACATCTCTGGCATTTTGGTACGGAAGCGTTGGTTTGAAAGGCAGCGATGCCTTTGACAGCCGCACCGCGTCATTGTTTGGTGGTGCAGGTTATGGTCGCGTGAAGAACGTGACCCCGATGGCCAAAGCCATCCGCGTGGTCGAAGAGTTGCAGAGCCTCAACCGCCTCAAAGATGCGCCTTCCCGTGCCGAATACCAGGCCGCAGCGAACATCGTGGACCGCGAGGACGAGTACCGCAGCAAGTTCGGCGCCGCCGACTACACGAAAGAGTGGATCAACGACATTGCCAAGGCACTGGATGTCACCGCCAAAACCGGTGGGCAGCTCGATGCGCGCGATGTGATCGCCATCTACGACGTGTTGACCAATGAGCGCATCTCGACCCGCAAGGTCGGCTGGAAAGTTCGCGCCGGTCTGGGCTACCAGTCCAGCAGCTTCAATGGCATCACCGACAACGATCCAGCGGTTGAACTCGGTGCCGAGTACCACTACCCACTGGACAACCTGACCCAGTTCTCGAACGTGGCCAGCCTCACCTCGGTGTTGAACAACAGCAGCACCTACCTGCTGCGCAATGCCATGAGCCTGACCTATGAACTGGATCGCCGCCTCGACTGGGAAAACGGCTGGACCATGACGCACGACGTCAACGGCCCTTCAAGCACCAAGAGCACGGTCAACACCTTGAGCACCGGCCTGATTTATGAGCTGCGCAACCAGCTGGATCTGACCGGTACCCTGGCGGTTTCCAATTACTCGGGCGACCAGTCAATCGCCAATCCCAACGGCACTGACACCGCGTTGTTCGTTGGCGTTCGCTACCGCCTGAAGTAA
- a CDS encoding mechanosensitive ion channel: MKMDVLLESLQSTLGAHLPQIMGALGILVLGWFVAVAVKAGAKKALGALGTNNRFSGLTGTGVDIEGAVGLGLFWVVILLTLMAVFNSLDLDQVSGPFAALTTQLFEFAPRLIGGLVLALVAWLLASAVRTVTQKLLDKTELDDKLSAQADMAPMSQSLAGALFWLVILLFVPAILGALEMRGMLTPLSAMVTKTLDFLPNVVAALVVGGVGWIVATVLRKLTTNLSHTAGVDTLGNKAGLVDSVKLSRVAGLLVFVVVFVPSLIAALDALKIEAISGPATQMLDQIMAAVPHIIAASLVLVLTWFVARFASLLLTSLLGAMGFDTLPARVGMEQAFAKTTASRFVGHLVMFFAMLFASVEAANQLGFGQVSNVVTTFITFGGDILLGSAILVIGFWLANLAYDAIDRASGANSSGLARIARYAILALVIAMGLRAMGIADDIVNLAFGLTLGAIAVAVALSFGLGGREAAGKLAEHWLANWRKD; the protein is encoded by the coding sequence ATAAAAATGGATGTTCTATTGGAATCTCTACAAAGCACCCTCGGTGCACACCTACCACAAATCATGGGCGCGCTGGGCATCCTCGTGCTGGGTTGGTTTGTTGCCGTGGCGGTCAAGGCTGGGGCAAAAAAAGCGCTCGGTGCACTGGGTACCAACAACCGGTTCAGCGGACTGACCGGCACAGGGGTCGACATCGAAGGCGCGGTGGGCCTTGGCCTGTTCTGGGTGGTGATCTTGCTGACCCTGATGGCGGTCTTCAATTCGCTGGACCTGGACCAAGTGTCTGGACCCTTCGCGGCCCTGACCACACAGCTGTTTGAATTCGCCCCTCGCCTCATCGGCGGACTGGTGCTCGCTTTGGTGGCCTGGTTGCTGGCCAGCGCGGTACGCACAGTGACGCAAAAGCTGCTCGACAAAACCGAACTGGACGACAAGTTGTCGGCACAGGCCGACATGGCGCCCATGAGCCAAAGCCTGGCCGGTGCATTGTTCTGGCTGGTGATCCTGCTGTTCGTGCCCGCCATTCTGGGTGCGCTGGAAATGCGGGGCATGTTGACGCCGCTGAGCGCCATGGTCACCAAGACGCTGGACTTCTTGCCCAACGTGGTTGCGGCCCTGGTCGTCGGTGGCGTGGGCTGGATCGTGGCCACCGTACTGCGCAAACTCACCACCAACCTGAGCCACACCGCTGGTGTCGACACACTCGGCAACAAGGCCGGTCTGGTGGACTCGGTCAAGCTGTCCCGTGTGGCTGGCTTGCTGGTGTTCGTTGTGGTGTTTGTGCCGTCCTTGATCGCAGCGCTTGACGCCCTGAAGATCGAAGCCATCTCTGGCCCCGCAACCCAGATGCTCGACCAGATCATGGCGGCCGTGCCGCACATCATTGCGGCCAGCCTGGTCCTGGTATTGACCTGGTTCGTGGCGCGCTTTGCCAGCCTGTTGCTGACCAGCCTGCTGGGTGCCATGGGCTTTGACACCCTGCCTGCTCGCGTGGGCATGGAACAAGCGTTCGCCAAGACCACCGCCTCACGCTTTGTCGGCCATCTGGTGATGTTTTTCGCCATGCTGTTCGCCAGTGTTGAAGCCGCCAACCAGCTGGGCTTTGGCCAGGTGAGCAATGTGGTGACCACCTTCATCACCTTTGGCGGCGACATTTTGCTGGGCTCGGCGATCCTGGTGATCGGTTTCTGGCTGGCCAACCTGGCCTACGATGCCATCGACCGGGCCAGCGGCGCCAACAGCTCCGGCCTGGCCCGCATCGCACGCTACGCCATCCTGGCGCTGGTGATCGCCATGGGCCTGCGTGCCATGGGCATTGCAGACGACATCGTCAACCTCGCCTTCGGCCTGACCCTGGGTGCCATCGCGGTGGCCGTGGCCTTGTCGTTCGGATTGGGTGGCCGCGAAGCCGCCGGCAAACTGGCCGAGCACTGGTTGGCCAATTGGCGCAAGGACTGA
- a CDS encoding MlaE family ABC transporter permease gives MNSTQRPPASHLRATAPRVVAAVGGGTKAHRAVGDWTAGAIAGDNDPREWQRSLRSVASTSSPQTWDLSAVQALDHVGAQILWDLWGQQWPVRLEAPAHHKALLERIAALSTPDATSLKPTLRQRYLALGKAVMDMVGQLRDFVTLLGQLVLDLLALVRAPGRGPWRDVSGHLYQFGATALPITALVGFLIGVVLAYLSAQQLKQFGADAFIVNLLGMSLVRELGPMLAAILVAGRTGSAITAQIGVMRVNEELDAMRVMGIPLGYRLVMPRALALAIAMPLISVWTTVMALLGGMFAADLALGISPQFFFNALPAAVDVSNLMLAVGKTVVFGILIALVACHFGLRIEPNTESLGKGTTASVVTSITVVILVDAMFAIAFRDIGL, from the coding sequence ATGAATTCAACACAACGCCCCCCAGCCTCACACCTCCGCGCCACTGCGCCGAGGGTGGTTGCAGCTGTGGGCGGCGGCACCAAAGCCCACCGAGCGGTGGGCGACTGGACTGCTGGCGCCATCGCCGGCGACAACGACCCTCGTGAATGGCAACGCAGCCTGCGCTCAGTTGCTTCCACCAGCTCACCTCAGACCTGGGACTTGAGCGCAGTGCAGGCGCTGGACCATGTGGGCGCCCAAATCCTCTGGGATCTCTGGGGCCAGCAATGGCCCGTTCGCCTGGAGGCGCCAGCCCATCACAAGGCGCTTCTGGAACGCATTGCCGCACTGTCCACCCCGGATGCGACATCGCTCAAGCCCACGCTGAGACAGCGCTACCTGGCGCTGGGTAAGGCGGTGATGGACATGGTGGGGCAACTGCGCGACTTCGTCACCTTGCTCGGCCAACTGGTGCTCGATTTGCTGGCACTGGTACGGGCGCCCGGGCGTGGCCCCTGGCGCGACGTGTCTGGGCACCTTTACCAATTCGGCGCCACTGCACTGCCCATCACCGCCCTGGTCGGATTCCTGATCGGCGTGGTGCTGGCCTACCTGAGCGCACAGCAACTCAAACAATTCGGCGCCGACGCCTTCATCGTCAACCTGCTCGGCATGTCGCTGGTGCGCGAGCTGGGCCCCATGCTTGCAGCCATCCTGGTCGCTGGCCGAACGGGCTCCGCCATCACGGCCCAGATTGGCGTGATGCGCGTCAATGAAGAGCTCGACGCCATGCGGGTCATGGGCATTCCCCTCGGCTATCGACTGGTGATGCCCCGCGCGCTGGCGCTGGCGATCGCCATGCCACTGATCAGCGTATGGACCACAGTCATGGCACTGTTGGGTGGCATGTTCGCAGCCGATCTGGCGCTGGGCATTTCCCCGCAGTTCTTTTTCAACGCCCTGCCTGCGGCGGTGGATGTCAGCAACCTCATGCTCGCCGTCGGGAAAACGGTGGTGTTCGGTATTCTGATTGCCTTGGTGGCCTGCCACTTCGGCCTGCGCATCGAACCCAACACGGAAAGTCTGGGCAAGGGCACCACGGCTTCTGTGGTCACGTCGATTACCGTGGTGATTCTGGTCGATGCCATGTTTGCCATCGCTTTCAGGGACATCGGATTGTGA
- a CDS encoding ABC transporter ATP-binding protein codes for MNASPSTPQLPAIEVRGLWTVFGGGGAPEFVVHKDLDLIIFQGEILSLVGGSGTGKTTLLRQILGLEQPTRGDILVMGRPAQQIDARMAASRVGMLFQQGALFSAFSVIDNIAFPLLELGRLPERVVRDAAMVKLQMVGLKPGDAHKMPADLSGGMIKRVALARSLIMDPPMLFLDEPTAGLDPESADDFCKLLSDLHKQLGLTVVMVTHDIDTLLEISTRIAVLADQKVAVVGTPQEVIATPHPFIQRYFLGNRGQRALPILDQLTH; via the coding sequence GTGAACGCCAGCCCATCAACACCGCAGCTACCCGCCATCGAGGTTCGGGGCCTTTGGACCGTGTTTGGCGGCGGAGGTGCGCCCGAGTTCGTGGTGCACAAAGACCTGGACCTGATCATTTTCCAGGGTGAGATTCTCTCTCTGGTCGGGGGATCGGGCACGGGAAAAACCACCTTGCTTCGCCAGATTTTGGGCCTGGAACAACCTACACGCGGTGACATCCTCGTAATGGGACGTCCGGCTCAACAGATTGATGCGCGCATGGCAGCCAGCCGCGTGGGCATGCTGTTTCAGCAAGGCGCGCTGTTTTCCGCTTTCAGCGTCATCGACAACATCGCTTTTCCCCTGCTGGAGTTGGGCCGCCTGCCCGAACGCGTGGTGCGCGACGCAGCCATGGTCAAGCTGCAAATGGTGGGACTCAAGCCTGGCGATGCCCACAAGATGCCCGCCGACCTGTCGGGCGGCATGATCAAGCGAGTGGCCCTGGCGCGCTCTTTGATCATGGACCCGCCCATGCTGTTTCTCGATGAACCCACAGCCGGACTCGACCCCGAAAGCGCCGACGACTTTTGCAAGCTGTTAAGCGATCTGCACAAGCAACTCGGCCTGACGGTTGTCATGGTGACCCACGACATCGACACACTGCTGGAGATATCCACCCGCATCGCCGTGTTGGCGGATCAAAAAGTGGCTGTGGTGGGGACACCGCAAGAAGTGATCGCCACGCCACACCCCTTCATTCAACGCTACTTCCTGGGCAACCGGGGCCAGCGCGCGCTGCCGATCCTGGATCAGCTGACGCACTGA
- a CDS encoding MlaD family protein — MENKSHAWAAGLFVVAVAALLLGLTSWLTSGKRVGDIYEMSTQESVTGLSEQAAVRFRGINVGKVVHIGFDPANRENVLVRIDIDKDLPLSSSTYATLGYQGVTGLAFVQLDNEGPTGSALTTNSSNPTRIPLRPGLLSQFADQGTFLLQQAKNISERISTLLSPDNQKSILDTVESIGKSADKVGAATERIQAIFDAQLGPQKTDIPGLVADTQATMKTLQGSAREINATAKAATETAQSLTKMADSLSRPGGTLEQLGNTSQALADSAKAINATVLPSVARASASAGRTADAATRAAQSADQVLDGIIDNPQSLIFGGGDVRPGPGEPGFVAPAASTP; from the coding sequence ATGGAAAACAAATCTCATGCCTGGGCCGCTGGCCTGTTTGTCGTCGCGGTGGCCGCACTGCTGCTGGGGCTGACCTCATGGCTCACCAGCGGCAAGCGGGTCGGCGATATTTATGAAATGTCGACCCAGGAATCGGTGACCGGTTTGTCTGAGCAGGCGGCCGTGCGATTTCGGGGCATCAACGTGGGTAAAGTGGTGCACATCGGGTTTGACCCTGCCAACCGTGAAAACGTATTGGTTCGTATCGATATCGACAAAGACCTGCCACTGAGCTCCAGCACCTACGCCACCCTGGGTTACCAGGGTGTGACCGGGCTCGCTTTCGTGCAGCTGGACAACGAAGGCCCTACCGGTAGCGCCTTGACCACGAACAGCAGCAACCCCACCCGCATCCCTTTGCGCCCCGGTCTGTTGAGCCAGTTCGCCGATCAGGGCACCTTTCTGCTGCAACAAGCCAAGAACATCTCGGAGCGCATCAGCACGCTGCTCTCGCCCGACAACCAGAAATCCATTCTTGACACGGTGGAAAGCATTGGCAAAAGCGCCGACAAGGTAGGCGCGGCGACGGAGCGCATTCAGGCCATTTTTGATGCCCAGCTGGGGCCACAGAAAACGGACATCCCGGGTCTGGTGGCCGACACCCAGGCGACCATGAAAACCCTGCAGGGCTCGGCAAGAGAAATCAATGCCACCGCGAAAGCCGCCACCGAAACCGCCCAGTCGCTCACAAAAATGGCCGACAGCCTGTCCAGACCCGGTGGCACGTTGGAGCAACTCGGCAACACCAGCCAGGCACTGGCTGACAGCGCCAAAGCGATCAATGCCACCGTATTGCCCAGCGTGGCCCGTGCCAGCGCCAGCGCCGGCCGCACCGCAGACGCGGCCACCCGGGCCGCCCAGAGCGCCGATCAGGTGCTGGACGGCATCA